The following are from one region of the Mustela lutreola isolate mMusLut2 chromosome 9, mMusLut2.pri, whole genome shotgun sequence genome:
- the LOC131808082 gene encoding ATP synthase F(0) complex subunit C2, mitochondrial-like, with amino-acid sequence MYACAKFVSTPFLVRSTSQLLSRSLSAVVLKPPETLTDDAPYKGLSILAAPRPLTSLIPSRSFQTSTISRDIDTAAKFIGAGAATVGVAGSGAGIGTVFGSLIIGYARNPSLKQQLFSYAILGFALSEAMGLFCLMVVFLILFAM; translated from the coding sequence ATGTACGCCTGTGCAAAGTTCGTCTCCACCCCGTTCTTGGTCAGGAGCACCTCTCAGCTGTTGAGCCGATCACTGTCTGCAGTGGTGCTAAAACCACCCGAGACACTGACAGATGACGCACCTTATAAGGGCCTCAGCATCTTGGCAGCCCCACGTCCCCTGACCTCACTTATTCCCAGCCGAAGCTTCCAAACCAGCACCATTTCAAGGGACATCGATACAGCAGCCAAGTTCattggggctggggctgccacGGTAGGGGTGGCTGGTTCTGGGGCTGGAATTGGGACTGTGTTTGGGAGCCTCATCATTGGTTATGCCAGGAATCCCTCTCTGAAGCAACAGCTCTTCTCCTACGCCATTCTGGGCTTTGCCCTCTCGGAGGCCATGGGGCTCTTTTGCCTGATGGTGGTCTTTCTCATCCTCTTCGCCATGTGA